A DNA window from Arachis duranensis cultivar V14167 chromosome 3, aradu.V14167.gnm2.J7QH, whole genome shotgun sequence contains the following coding sequences:
- the LOC107478331 gene encoding G-type lectin S-receptor-like serine/threonine-protein kinase At4g27290 isoform X1, translating into MTNLFPQVEKITTIRKFSSYLLLIIWFFLVSCVRTSTSTDRLGTGQSMRDGETLVSVDGSFELGFFSPKSSTSRYLGVWYRDASRNPTVVWVANRERPLQSTSGLLKFSDKGILQLLNDANTSIVWSSNISSSLQASNNLTAQLLDSGNLVVKYQHAMLHSQQDAAEDFFLWQSFDYPSDTLMPGMKLGLNLVTSLNRFLSCWKSSNDPGIGEYSLKIKPRGYPQLVQMKGSVIVTRAGPWNGLSFSGYPYAMNIYSIDFVVNDKEIYYQVTMSDRSLFSIYRTITSGTGNVLVWTSQIRNQVKNTPTELVDQCEMYAFCGSNSICYMDGNAPTCECLKAYVSKFPKQWNMSDWSSGCVRKTLLDCNNTDGFLRYRDMKLPDTSSSTYNKTMNLEECRQSCLKNCSCTAYANMDIRNGGSGCLLWFDHLIDMRMFTKGGQDLYIKVPASELAAANGHGNMKNKNVGIIVGSVIFGLIACAGTMSMIIKKKGVARNICKKKHSWKDIDLPIFDFSVIAKATGNFASNKKLGEGGFGPVYKGILQDGREVAVKRLSKRSTQGLEELKNEVALIAKLQHRNLVKLLGCCIQESEKILIYEFMPNRSLDQFIFDETGRKLLDWLKRFNIISGIARGLFYLHQDSILRIIHRDLKTSNILLDGNFNPKISDFGLARTFLDDQVEENTNRIAGTYGYIPPEYAVRGQFSMKSDVFSYGVIVLELISGKKNREFSNSENDLNLLGYAWKLWINERPLELLDEVLREWCNPTEVIRCIQVGLLCVQQRPEDRPNMLSVVLMLNGEKWLPQPKFPAFYVDCAGTPKEESLSANYVKFSANEVSITMLDAR; encoded by the exons ATGACTAATTTATTTCCACAAGTAGAGAAGATTACAACCATTCGAAAATTCTCTTCTTACTTGCTGTTAATTATTTGGTTCTTTCTAGTGTCTTGCGTGAGAACTTCCACTTCAACAGATCGGTTGGGAACGGGTCAATCTATGAGAGATGGTGAGACCTTAGTTTCGGTTGATGGAAGCTTTGAACTGGGTTTCTTCAGTCCTAAATCTAGTACAAGTCGGTATTTGGGTGTGTGGTACAGAGATGCATCAAGAAACCCAACAGTAGTGTGGGTGGCCAATAGAGAAAGACCCCTTCAAAGCACGTCCGGACTCTTGAAATTCAGTGACAAAGGAATTCTTCAACTTCTCAATGACGCAAACACTAGTATTGTTTGGTCATCCAACATATCTTCATCCCTCCAAGCTTCAAATAACTTAACTGCACAACTCTTGGACTCGGGAAATCTTGTTGTGAAGTACCAACACGCTATGTTGCACAG CCAACAGGATGCTGCCGAGGACTTCTTCTTGTGGCAGAGTTTTGACTATCCTTCTGATACGTTGATGCCAGGAATGAAACTTGGATTAAACCTAGTTACTAGTCTGAATAGATTTCTATCGTGTTGGAAAAGCTCAAATGACCCTGGTATAGGAGAGTATTCTTTAAAAATCAAACCCAGAGGGTATCCGCAACTAGTTCAAATGAAGGGATCCGTAATAGTTACTAGAGCAGGACCATGGAATGGTCTTTCTTTTTCAGGGTATCCATATGCCATGAACATATATAGCATCGATTTTGTAGTGAATGATAAAGAGATCTATTATCAGGTCACAATGAGTGATAGGTCCCTTTTCTCCATATACAGAACAATCACTTCAGGTACGGGTAATGTTTTGGTTTGGACAAGTCAAATAAGAAATCAGGTTAAAAACACTCCAACTGAGCTGGTAGATCAATGTGAAATGTATGCCTTTTGTGGTTCAAATTCTATATGCTATATGGATGGTAATGCTCCAACATGTGAATGTTTGAAAGCATATGTTTCCAAATTTCCCAAACAATGGAATATGTCTGATTGGTCTAGTGGTTGTGTCAGAAAGACTTTGTTAGATTGTAATAACACAGATGGGTTCTTGAGGTACAGAGATATGAAGTTGCCAGATACATCTTCATCAACGTATAATAAGACAATGAATCTTGAGGAATGTCGACAATCCTGCTTGAAAAACTGTTCTTGTACAGCGTATGCGAATATGGATATTCGTAATGGAGGAAGTGGCTGCCTACTTTGGTTTGATCATCTCATTGACATGAGGATGTTCACTAAAGGAGGACAAGACCTTTACATTAAAGTCCCTGCTTCAGAATTAG CAGCGGCTAACGGCCATGGgaatatgaaaaataagaacGTTGGAATCATAGTAGGTTCGGTTATCTTTGGATTAATCGCATGCGCTGGCACAATGTCGatgataattaaaaagaaag GTGTAGCAAGAAATATATGCAAGAAAAAGCATAGTTGGAAAGATATCGATCTACCGATATTTGATTTTTCAGTCATAGCTAAAGCTACAGGAAACTTTGCATCTAATAAAAAGCTTGGAGAAGGTGGTTTCGGTCCCGTATATAAG GGCATACTTCAAGATGGTCGAGAAGTAGCTGTAAAAAGGCTTTCAAAAAGGTCTACTCAAGGGCTGGAAGAATTAAAAAATGAGGTGGCGTTGATAGCTAAACTTCAGCATCGGAATCTTGTCAAGCTTCTTGGTTGTTGTATTCAAGAGTCAGAAAAAATACTAATCTATGAGTTCATGCCTAACAGAAGTTTAGACCAATTTATTTTCG ATGAAACTGGACGAAAGTTGCTAGATTGGCTAAAGCGTTTCAACATTATTAGTGGCATCGCTCGAGGACTTTTTTATCTTCATCAAGATTCTATATTGAGGATAATTCATAGAGATTTAAAAACCAGTAATATTTTGTTAGATGGAAATTTTAATCCTAAGATATCAGATTTTGGTTTAGCTCGAACATTCTTAGATGATCAAGTTGAAGAAAATACAAATAGGATTGCTGGAACATA CGGTTATATACCTCCTGAATATGCAGTACGAGGACAATTCTCTATGAAGTCAGATGTATTTAGTTATGGTGTAATAGTATTAGAGTTGATAAGTGGAAAGAAGAATAGGGAATTCTCAAACTCTGAAAATGACCTTAATCTTCTTGGATAT GCATGGAAATTGTGGATTAATGAGAGGCCACTGGAATTATTGGATGAAGTATTAAGGGAATGGTGCAACCCCACTGAAGTCATAAGATGCATACAAGTAGGTTTATTATGTGTGCAACAAAGGCCAGAAGATAGGCCTAACATGTTATCGGTGGTTCTAATGCTAAATGGTGAGAAATGGTTGCCCCAACCGAAATTTCCTGCATTTTATGTAGATTGTGCTGGGACACCGAAAGAAGAATCTTTATCGGCAAACTATGTAAAATTCTCAGCTAATGAAGTTTCCATCACAATGTTGGATGCAAGATAA
- the LOC107478331 gene encoding G-type lectin S-receptor-like serine/threonine-protein kinase At4g27290 isoform X2, giving the protein MTNLFPQVEKITTIRKFSSYLLLIIWFFLVSCVRTSTSTDRLGTGQSMRDGETLVSVDGSFELGFFSPKSSTSRYLGVWYRDASRNPTVVWVANRERPLQSTSGLLKFSDKGILQLLNDANTSIVWSSNISSSLQASNNLTAQLLDSGNLVVKYQHAMLHSQQDAAEDFFLWQSFDYPSDTLMPGMKLGLNLVTSLNRFLSCWKSSNDPGIGEYSLKIKPRGYPQLVQMKGSVIVTRAGPWNGLSFSGYPYAMNIYSIDFVVNDKEIYYQVTMSDRSLFSIYRTITSGTGNVLVWTSQIRNQVKNTPTELVDQCEMYAFCGSNSICYMDGNAPTCECLKAYVSKFPKQWNMSDWSSGCVRKTLLDCNNTDGFLRYRDMKLPDTSSSTYNKTMNLEECRQSCLKNCSCTAYANMDIRNGGSGCLLWFDHLIDMRMFTKGGQDLYIKVPASELAANGHGNMKNKNVGIIVGSVIFGLIACAGTMSMIIKKKGVARNICKKKHSWKDIDLPIFDFSVIAKATGNFASNKKLGEGGFGPVYKGILQDGREVAVKRLSKRSTQGLEELKNEVALIAKLQHRNLVKLLGCCIQESEKILIYEFMPNRSLDQFIFDETGRKLLDWLKRFNIISGIARGLFYLHQDSILRIIHRDLKTSNILLDGNFNPKISDFGLARTFLDDQVEENTNRIAGTYGYIPPEYAVRGQFSMKSDVFSYGVIVLELISGKKNREFSNSENDLNLLGYAWKLWINERPLELLDEVLREWCNPTEVIRCIQVGLLCVQQRPEDRPNMLSVVLMLNGEKWLPQPKFPAFYVDCAGTPKEESLSANYVKFSANEVSITMLDAR; this is encoded by the exons ATGACTAATTTATTTCCACAAGTAGAGAAGATTACAACCATTCGAAAATTCTCTTCTTACTTGCTGTTAATTATTTGGTTCTTTCTAGTGTCTTGCGTGAGAACTTCCACTTCAACAGATCGGTTGGGAACGGGTCAATCTATGAGAGATGGTGAGACCTTAGTTTCGGTTGATGGAAGCTTTGAACTGGGTTTCTTCAGTCCTAAATCTAGTACAAGTCGGTATTTGGGTGTGTGGTACAGAGATGCATCAAGAAACCCAACAGTAGTGTGGGTGGCCAATAGAGAAAGACCCCTTCAAAGCACGTCCGGACTCTTGAAATTCAGTGACAAAGGAATTCTTCAACTTCTCAATGACGCAAACACTAGTATTGTTTGGTCATCCAACATATCTTCATCCCTCCAAGCTTCAAATAACTTAACTGCACAACTCTTGGACTCGGGAAATCTTGTTGTGAAGTACCAACACGCTATGTTGCACAG CCAACAGGATGCTGCCGAGGACTTCTTCTTGTGGCAGAGTTTTGACTATCCTTCTGATACGTTGATGCCAGGAATGAAACTTGGATTAAACCTAGTTACTAGTCTGAATAGATTTCTATCGTGTTGGAAAAGCTCAAATGACCCTGGTATAGGAGAGTATTCTTTAAAAATCAAACCCAGAGGGTATCCGCAACTAGTTCAAATGAAGGGATCCGTAATAGTTACTAGAGCAGGACCATGGAATGGTCTTTCTTTTTCAGGGTATCCATATGCCATGAACATATATAGCATCGATTTTGTAGTGAATGATAAAGAGATCTATTATCAGGTCACAATGAGTGATAGGTCCCTTTTCTCCATATACAGAACAATCACTTCAGGTACGGGTAATGTTTTGGTTTGGACAAGTCAAATAAGAAATCAGGTTAAAAACACTCCAACTGAGCTGGTAGATCAATGTGAAATGTATGCCTTTTGTGGTTCAAATTCTATATGCTATATGGATGGTAATGCTCCAACATGTGAATGTTTGAAAGCATATGTTTCCAAATTTCCCAAACAATGGAATATGTCTGATTGGTCTAGTGGTTGTGTCAGAAAGACTTTGTTAGATTGTAATAACACAGATGGGTTCTTGAGGTACAGAGATATGAAGTTGCCAGATACATCTTCATCAACGTATAATAAGACAATGAATCTTGAGGAATGTCGACAATCCTGCTTGAAAAACTGTTCTTGTACAGCGTATGCGAATATGGATATTCGTAATGGAGGAAGTGGCTGCCTACTTTGGTTTGATCATCTCATTGACATGAGGATGTTCACTAAAGGAGGACAAGACCTTTACATTAAAGTCCCTGCTTCAGAATTAG CGGCTAACGGCCATGGgaatatgaaaaataagaacGTTGGAATCATAGTAGGTTCGGTTATCTTTGGATTAATCGCATGCGCTGGCACAATGTCGatgataattaaaaagaaag GTGTAGCAAGAAATATATGCAAGAAAAAGCATAGTTGGAAAGATATCGATCTACCGATATTTGATTTTTCAGTCATAGCTAAAGCTACAGGAAACTTTGCATCTAATAAAAAGCTTGGAGAAGGTGGTTTCGGTCCCGTATATAAG GGCATACTTCAAGATGGTCGAGAAGTAGCTGTAAAAAGGCTTTCAAAAAGGTCTACTCAAGGGCTGGAAGAATTAAAAAATGAGGTGGCGTTGATAGCTAAACTTCAGCATCGGAATCTTGTCAAGCTTCTTGGTTGTTGTATTCAAGAGTCAGAAAAAATACTAATCTATGAGTTCATGCCTAACAGAAGTTTAGACCAATTTATTTTCG ATGAAACTGGACGAAAGTTGCTAGATTGGCTAAAGCGTTTCAACATTATTAGTGGCATCGCTCGAGGACTTTTTTATCTTCATCAAGATTCTATATTGAGGATAATTCATAGAGATTTAAAAACCAGTAATATTTTGTTAGATGGAAATTTTAATCCTAAGATATCAGATTTTGGTTTAGCTCGAACATTCTTAGATGATCAAGTTGAAGAAAATACAAATAGGATTGCTGGAACATA CGGTTATATACCTCCTGAATATGCAGTACGAGGACAATTCTCTATGAAGTCAGATGTATTTAGTTATGGTGTAATAGTATTAGAGTTGATAAGTGGAAAGAAGAATAGGGAATTCTCAAACTCTGAAAATGACCTTAATCTTCTTGGATAT GCATGGAAATTGTGGATTAATGAGAGGCCACTGGAATTATTGGATGAAGTATTAAGGGAATGGTGCAACCCCACTGAAGTCATAAGATGCATACAAGTAGGTTTATTATGTGTGCAACAAAGGCCAGAAGATAGGCCTAACATGTTATCGGTGGTTCTAATGCTAAATGGTGAGAAATGGTTGCCCCAACCGAAATTTCCTGCATTTTATGTAGATTGTGCTGGGACACCGAAAGAAGAATCTTTATCGGCAAACTATGTAAAATTCTCAGCTAATGAAGTTTCCATCACAATGTTGGATGCAAGATAA